The bacterium genome contains a region encoding:
- a CDS encoding uracil-DNA glycosylase: protein MNNYKKLHNLKDEMEKDETLPLKKIANKLVFGSGNTEAKILFVGEGPGRQEDLQGLPFVGQAGKLLDKLLLLAGLERKKVFITNIVHHRPPENRDPLPNEIESYGKYLDEIIKIIDPKVIITLGRFSMAKFLPEVFISQVHGKEHNIVWNSKEITVIPMYHPAASLRNGKILEAEKQDFLALKETLTRIIIFS, encoded by the coding sequence ATGAATAATTACAAAAAACTCCACAATCTTAAAGATGAAATGGAAAAGGATGAAACCCTCCCACTTAAAAAAATTGCAAATAAGTTAGTTTTTGGTTCTGGGAACACTGAGGCAAAAATTCTTTTTGTGGGTGAGGGCCCAGGGAGACAGGAAGACCTACAAGGTTTGCCTTTCGTTGGTCAAGCGGGAAAATTGTTGGATAAATTACTATTACTTGCAGGACTCGAGCGAAAAAAAGTTTTCATTACAAACATTGTTCATCATAGACCTCCAGAAAACAGAGATCCACTACCTAATGAAATTGAAAGCTATGGTAAGTATTTAGACGAGATTATTAAAATAATTGACCCAAAAGTGATAATTACATTAGGCAGGTTTTCCATGGCAAAGTTTTTGCCTGAAGTATTCATATCTCAGGTTCATGGTAAAGAACACAATATTGTGTGGAACAGTAAAGAGATAACTGTTATACCTATGTATCATCCAGCAGCATCTTTAAGAAATGGGAAGATTCTAGAGGCAGAAAAACAAGATTTTCTTGCTTTAAAAGAAACTCTAACAAGAATAATTATTTTTTCGTGA
- a CDS encoding helix-turn-helix domain-containing protein → MNTIGEILKTARNLKKISLSEIERETKIKIEFIKLIEENAWDKLPAFPVVSGFVRNLAIMLDIPPENANAILRRDYPPQKLPINPKPDVKTNFFWSPKLAFGLGVTLLVLMVLSYLGFEYFKFIKPPNLEIFSPKNNGVVLNNKVSVSGRTTTDVFLTINNQPIIIDQEGNFATELQITPETNNLKFIAVSRSGKTTEKIVNINVE, encoded by the coding sequence ATGAACACTATTGGGGAAATATTAAAAACGGCTCGAAACTTAAAAAAAATTAGTTTAAGTGAAATTGAAAGAGAGACAAAGATTAAGATTGAGTTTATAAAATTAATAGAAGAGAATGCTTGGGATAAATTACCTGCATTTCCTGTAGTTTCAGGATTTGTTAGAAACTTGGCAATTATGTTAGACATTCCTCCAGAAAATGCCAATGCAATATTAAGACGAGATTATCCGCCTCAAAAGTTACCAATTAATCCAAAACCAGACGTTAAGACCAATTTTTTTTGGTCACCAAAGCTCGCTTTTGGTTTAGGTGTAACGTTATTGGTCTTAATGGTTTTAAGTTACTTGGGCTTTGAATATTTTAAATTTATAAAACCACCAAATTTAGAAATATTTTCTCCTAAAAATAATGGAGTTGTTTTAAATAATAAAGTTTCAGTTTCAGGTAGAACGACAACTGATGTATTTTTAACAATTAATAACCAACCAATAATAATTGACCAAGAAGGCAATTTCGCAACAGAACTTCAGATAACTCCTGAAACCAACAATTTAAAATTCATTGCTGTTTCAAGATCAGGAAAAACAACTGAAAAAATAGTTAATATTAATGTAGAATGA
- a CDS encoding HAD-IA family hydrolase, protein MIKNIVLDFGGVVLTDDDVGVLFDNKEIKERYGVSDQVLHDAWVKYWHEVGEGRMTIFQFYDNFQKEISGKVDGGLSIELFKIYKSRTRTLEPYDILPNLKRKYKILALTNIFKEGYEFKREKYGLDNFFEMIIASCEVGVSKPNQDIFQILLDRSKIIPEESLFVDDREKNTVQASKMGFNTLLYDNFTNFKEKLIDFGIKYE, encoded by the coding sequence ATGATTAAAAATATTGTTCTTGACTTTGGTGGAGTTGTACTAACAGATGATGACGTTGGGGTCTTGTTTGATAATAAGGAAATAAAGGAAAGGTATGGAGTATCCGATCAAGTTCTTCATGACGCTTGGGTTAAATACTGGCACGAAGTGGGAGAGGGAAGAATGACAATTTTTCAGTTTTACGATAATTTTCAGAAAGAAATATCTGGAAAGGTAGATGGGGGTTTGTCGATAGAGCTTTTTAAAATATACAAATCTAGGACTCGTACTTTAGAACCGTACGATATATTACCGAATCTGAAGAGAAAATACAAAATACTTGCTTTAACCAACATATTCAAAGAGGGTTACGAGTTTAAAAGGGAAAAATATGGTCTAGACAATTTTTTTGAAATGATTATTGCCTCTTGTGAGGTTGGTGTTTCAAAACCAAATCAGGATATATTTCAAATATTATTAGATCGATCAAAGATAATCCCTGAGGAAAGTTTATTCGTAGATGATCGAGAAAAGAATACAGTTCAAGCAAGCAAAATGGGTTTTAATACACTTCTGTATGATAACTTTACTAACTTCAAAGAAAAATTAATTGACTTTGGTATTAAATATGAATAA
- a CDS encoding metallophosphoesterase family protein, translating to MKLLIIGDSHGNIANIKHVMGFAKKINASAVIHTGDWYNFDSIKIVTDCGIPLYSCLGNADIDPRFDFKEFVELEIDNIKIGLVHNIKKVKTDKDKFDVIFCGHNHQQRQIGNMINPGALENGINFAIFDTKTKMVEFINI from the coding sequence GTGAAACTTTTAATTATTGGTGACTCCCATGGAAATATTGCAAATATAAAACATGTTATGGGCTTTGCAAAAAAAATTAATGCCTCTGCAGTTATTCATACTGGAGATTGGTATAACTTTGACAGCATAAAAATAGTTACAGATTGTGGTATTCCATTATATTCTTGTTTGGGTAATGCAGATATAGATCCAAGATTTGATTTTAAAGAATTTGTAGAACTTGAAATTGATAATATTAAAATAGGTTTAGTCCATAATATTAAAAAAGTAAAAACAGATAAAGATAAATTTGATGTTATTTTTTGTGGACACAACCATCAACAAAGACAGATAGGAAATATGATAAATCCTGGAGCTTTGGAAAATGGAATAAATTTTGCAATTTTTGATACCAAAACCAAAATGGTAGAATTCATAAATATATGA
- a CDS encoding DNA translocase FtsK encodes MARKHKKRKIDKRAYKLKLKPQTVATIAQIFFLAVALLIIVSFSRRGLVLVRFNDIIMEMFGFATIFLPFIFLSFSFLLSRIKLPISQPNVIVGSLLMFLSLSGMGRSGNLGLVFWDGVSTLVTPIGAIIIFLGVLLTGFVIMFNTSFDAVFKHVAHMFSTIKTYIFGQNSAGGGKMLPRKDFKISGSSPSVSTSTEKLDIVAPKEPLEEKIVSNIKGEDAIWKYPSLDLLSDEALGKVDRGDINGNADIIEKTLESFGISANIVEVNLGPAVTQYAIQVALGTKLSKITALERDLALALSAPTGTIRIEAPIPGRNLVGIELPNKSPEFVPLKRILESDEMNNRKSKLTVALGLDVSGKPVIADIGKMPHVLIAGQTGSGKSVAVNTFLASILFRASPSEVKFIMVDPKRVELTGYNEIPHLLSPVIVDSDKVLSALRWLTREMDRRYKLFAQAGARNIDSYNEMSGFQALPYIVLLIDELADIMLLSPVEVEDAITRIAQMSRAVGIHMVLATQRPSVNVITGLIKANIPTRIAFAVSSQVDSRVILDTQGAEKLLGKGDMLYLPPDQAKPARIQGAFVNDAEIKGLVSFIKNQGVPVQYTEEVTTMTKSGKAPVPGVTGDTDDFFAEAVRVVCQYDRASASLLQRKLSIGYARAARVIDQLQDAGVVAVSDGSSKPREVLIKNADDFLASFSK; translated from the coding sequence ATGGCAAGGAAACACAAAAAGAGAAAGATAGACAAGAGGGCTTATAAACTAAAACTTAAACCTCAGACTGTTGCAACAATTGCACAAATATTTTTTCTTGCAGTTGCTCTACTTATCATAGTTTCCTTTTCAAGGCGTGGTTTGGTTCTTGTAAGGTTTAACGACATCATAATGGAGATGTTTGGTTTTGCTACAATTTTCTTGCCTTTTATATTTCTATCTTTTTCGTTTTTACTAAGTAGAATAAAACTTCCAATCTCACAGCCCAATGTCATTGTTGGTTCGTTGTTAATGTTTTTATCTCTTTCTGGTATGGGGAGGTCAGGTAATTTGGGTTTAGTCTTTTGGGATGGTGTTTCTACTTTAGTTACGCCGATTGGAGCTATTATTATTTTTCTTGGAGTTTTACTCACAGGTTTTGTAATTATGTTTAATACTTCATTTGACGCAGTTTTTAAACATGTGGCTCATATGTTTTCCACAATAAAAACATACATATTTGGACAGAATTCTGCTGGTGGGGGTAAGATGCTGCCAAGAAAAGACTTTAAAATTTCAGGTAGCAGTCCTAGTGTTTCAACTTCTACAGAAAAACTAGATATAGTAGCACCAAAAGAACCACTAGAAGAAAAAATTGTAAGTAACATTAAAGGTGAAGATGCTATCTGGAAATATCCATCCCTAGATTTATTATCTGATGAAGCTCTAGGTAAGGTTGATAGGGGTGATATCAATGGAAATGCAGATATTATTGAAAAAACACTAGAATCTTTTGGAATTTCAGCCAACATTGTAGAGGTTAATTTGGGACCTGCCGTTACACAGTATGCAATCCAAGTTGCACTTGGTACTAAGCTATCTAAAATTACAGCTTTAGAGCGAGACCTCGCACTTGCACTTTCTGCGCCAACAGGGACTATCAGAATCGAGGCTCCAATACCAGGACGTAATTTGGTTGGTATAGAGCTTCCAAATAAATCTCCAGAATTTGTTCCTTTAAAGAGAATTTTAGAGTCAGATGAGATGAATAATAGAAAATCAAAATTAACAGTTGCATTAGGCCTTGATGTTTCAGGAAAGCCGGTAATTGCAGACATAGGTAAAATGCCCCACGTTTTAATTGCAGGACAAACTGGTTCTGGAAAATCTGTTGCGGTTAACACTTTTCTAGCATCAATATTGTTTAGGGCAAGTCCGTCTGAAGTTAAATTTATTATGGTTGACCCTAAAAGGGTTGAGCTAACTGGTTATAATGAAATACCCCATTTATTGTCCCCCGTCATTGTGGATTCAGATAAAGTTTTATCAGCTCTTCGTTGGCTAACTAGAGAAATGGACAGAAGATATAAGTTGTTTGCACAGGCTGGGGCCAGAAATATAGATAGTTATAATGAGATGAGTGGCTTTCAAGCCCTACCTTACATTGTTTTATTAATCGATGAGTTGGCAGATATTATGCTTCTATCTCCAGTTGAAGTTGAAGATGCAATTACAAGAATTGCTCAAATGAGTCGTGCAGTTGGAATACATATGGTACTTGCAACTCAAAGACCGTCGGTTAACGTCATAACGGGATTAATTAAAGCAAACATTCCAACTAGAATTGCGTTTGCTGTGTCATCGCAAGTTGATTCAAGGGTTATATTAGATACACAAGGTGCTGAAAAACTATTAGGTAAGGGAGATATGTTATATTTACCACCAGATCAGGCAAAACCTGCAAGAATTCAGGGTGCTTTTGTAAATGACGCTGAGATCAAAGGTCTTGTTAGTTTTATTAAAAATCAAGGTGTTCCTGTTCAATATACTGAAGAGGTAACAACAATGACCAAATCTGGAAAAGCTCCAGTACCAGGTGTAACTGGTGATACAGACGACTTTTTTGCAGAAGCTGTAAGGGTGGTTTGCCAATACGATAGAGCGTCTGCATCTTTATTGCAAAGAAAATTATCAATTGGATATGCTAGGGCTGCTCGTGTTATTGACCAACTTCAAGATGCTGGAGTGGTTGCAGTCTCCGATGGTTCATCAAAACCGAGAGAAGTTTTAATTAAAAATGCAGATGACTTTTTGGCTTCATTTAGTAAGTAA
- a CDS encoding ribonuclease J, which produces MVRFIALSGTTGVTENLNVYEYKDEMFILDCGVGFPDLEMPGVDLVIPDFSYVVKNKHKLKAIVLSQGHEDHIGALPFLLKQVNAPIYCAPLVAEFLKEKFRDNRITDFKINTFNSDMDTFQIGSFKISPFKVTHSVPDTVGFAIETPEGKIMHVPEHKIDQESVDGHSFDLDRARKLAEGNVICLISDCLGSNEPGFAPSAVPVEERILNIAKNAKNALFMSAMSSSIGRFQQMINVAVKLNRKVVFVGRSIQQKTESAHKLGYLKYLDSQVVDLKKAKRMHPKDLLYIVAGCYGQVGSSVYRLATDDDDRFSISDGDMFIFSANPAPPYSKESQDFIIDELIDRGVDVHYYDLKEGLHVSGHGGQEDIKMLFDIAKPKYFIPTGGTIKHMHSYEKLVVSTGKQKSQVFKLKPGDSIEFENGTARRGQKVKVKEVMVHGLGIGDIGKTVLEHRTLLGKQGMAVVVFKATKSGKVLGNPEIVTKGFVFEGISGGLLNDAMQRLMKHLKTHSNLNSKKIKEDAIKFLEGYFFKTTGRSPMIIPIVVEV; this is translated from the coding sequence ATGGTACGCTTCATAGCACTCTCTGGAACGACAGGGGTTACAGAAAACTTAAATGTCTACGAATACAAGGATGAAATGTTTATCCTTGATTGTGGTGTAGGTTTTCCTGATTTAGAAATGCCTGGAGTTGACCTTGTTATTCCAGACTTTTCATATGTTGTTAAAAATAAACACAAACTAAAAGCTATCGTTTTGTCTCAAGGCCATGAGGATCATATTGGAGCATTACCATTTTTATTAAAACAGGTAAATGCACCAATTTACTGCGCTCCTCTGGTTGCAGAATTTTTAAAAGAGAAATTTAGAGATAATAGAATTACTGACTTTAAAATCAATACTTTCAATTCGGATATGGATACTTTCCAAATAGGTTCATTTAAGATATCTCCATTTAAAGTTACTCACTCGGTTCCAGACACTGTTGGTTTTGCAATAGAAACACCAGAGGGGAAAATTATGCATGTCCCTGAACACAAAATTGATCAAGAGTCTGTTGACGGTCACTCTTTTGACCTAGATAGGGCCAGAAAACTTGCAGAGGGTAATGTGATTTGTTTAATTTCTGATTGTTTAGGGTCAAACGAACCAGGATTTGCACCAAGCGCTGTTCCTGTTGAAGAAAGAATTTTAAATATTGCTAAGAATGCCAAAAACGCACTATTTATGAGTGCCATGTCATCATCAATTGGCAGGTTTCAACAAATGATCAATGTTGCAGTTAAGTTAAATAGAAAAGTAGTTTTTGTTGGAAGATCTATTCAACAAAAAACAGAATCTGCACATAAGCTTGGGTATTTAAAATATTTGGATAGCCAAGTTGTAGATCTTAAAAAGGCCAAAAGAATGCATCCAAAAGACCTATTATATATTGTGGCTGGGTGTTATGGCCAAGTTGGCAGTTCTGTTTACAGATTAGCTACAGACGACGATGATAGATTTTCAATTTCTGATGGAGATATGTTTATTTTTTCAGCAAACCCTGCCCCACCTTATTCAAAAGAGAGCCAAGATTTTATAATAGATGAACTTATAGACCGCGGTGTCGATGTTCACTATTATGACTTAAAAGAAGGCTTACATGTTTCTGGTCATGGTGGACAGGAAGACATCAAAATGCTTTTTGATATAGCAAAACCTAAATATTTTATACCAACAGGTGGAACTATAAAACATATGCATTCATATGAAAAACTTGTAGTTTCAACAGGTAAGCAAAAATCTCAAGTATTTAAATTAAAACCTGGAGATTCTATAGAATTTGAAAATGGAACAGCCAGAAGGGGTCAAAAAGTAAAAGTTAAAGAAGTTATGGTTCATGGTTTGGGGATTGGGGACATTGGAAAGACTGTCCTAGAACACAGAACACTTTTAGGTAAGCAAGGTATGGCAGTTGTAGTTTTTAAAGCAACTAAAAGTGGTAAGGTCTTGGGTAATCCAGAAATTGTAACTAAGGGATTTGTGTTTGAAGGTATTAGTGGTGGGCTTTTAAATGACGCAATGCAAAGGCTGATGAAACACTTAAAAACACACAGTAATTTGAACTCCAAAAAGATTAAAGAAGACGCTATAAAATTTTTAGAAGGTTATTTCTTCAAAACAACAGGTCGAAGCCCTATGATTATTCCAATTGTTGTTGAAGTTTGA
- a CDS encoding alanine--tRNA ligase-related protein, translating to MIASNQVREKYLRFFEKRGHKIIPPAPLVLEKDPTTLFTSSGMQPLVPYLMGEKHPDGTRLVDSQPSIRLQDIEEVGDNRHTTYFEMLGNWSLGDYFKEEQLPWVWEFLTKELKLSPAKLYVSVFEGNDSVPEDTESFNIWKDLGVSENHIFEYGVKKNWWSRSGTPDEMPEGEIGGPDSEIFFDFGEKLKLHENSEFKSEKCHPNCDCGRFLEIGNSVFIQYKKMKDGSLEELPQKNVDFGGGLERITAALNNDPDVFKTDIFWPTIMKLEKITGKKYEDEKKNFRIVADHLRASEALINAGVVPSNKMHGYILRRLIRRMAIKFSDVDKVIRNTVILEELKKFKVSLDNGLKEIKKVKKITGKIAFDLYQSYGFPLELTIELFTDKGQKVDLKEFGDEFEKHRTASKSLSTGIFKGGLEDISEETTKLHTATHLLHSSLRKVLGDVVSQKGSHITKDRLRFDFSYSEKLNEEQVTNVFDTINRVVDEDLPVTFIETTPEDAIEKGALHFFAEKYGEKVKMYTIGSNEDYFSREICGGPHVTSTKLVGNVRMIKQEKIGSGVIRIYVGLSSKTKT from the coding sequence ATGATTGCAAGTAATCAAGTCCGAGAAAAATATTTGCGTTTCTTCGAAAAAAGGGGGCATAAAATAATTCCTCCTGCTCCACTTGTTTTAGAAAAAGATCCAACAACCCTTTTTACAAGTTCAGGTATGCAACCCCTAGTTCCATATTTAATGGGAGAAAAACATCCTGACGGGACCAGACTAGTTGACAGCCAGCCTTCAATTAGACTTCAAGATATTGAAGAGGTTGGGGACAATAGACACACCACTTATTTTGAGATGTTGGGCAACTGGAGTTTAGGTGATTATTTTAAAGAGGAACAGCTACCTTGGGTATGGGAATTTTTAACAAAAGAATTAAAACTTTCACCAGCAAAGCTATATGTTTCAGTTTTTGAGGGTAATGACTCAGTTCCAGAAGACACCGAAAGTTTCAATATCTGGAAAGATCTGGGGGTTTCTGAAAATCACATTTTTGAATATGGTGTAAAAAAGAATTGGTGGAGTAGAAGCGGAACACCTGATGAAATGCCTGAAGGTGAAATTGGTGGACCAGACTCTGAAATATTTTTTGACTTTGGAGAAAAGCTAAAATTACACGAAAATAGTGAATTTAAAAGTGAAAAATGCCACCCAAATTGTGACTGTGGTAGGTTTTTAGAAATTGGTAACTCAGTCTTTATTCAGTACAAAAAGATGAAAGATGGAAGTCTTGAAGAACTTCCACAAAAAAATGTTGATTTCGGTGGTGGACTGGAAAGAATAACCGCTGCATTAAATAATGACCCAGATGTTTTTAAAACTGATATCTTTTGGCCAACAATTATGAAGTTGGAAAAAATTACAGGTAAAAAGTATGAAGATGAGAAAAAGAATTTTAGAATAGTTGCAGATCATTTAAGGGCATCAGAAGCATTAATTAATGCTGGTGTAGTTCCTTCAAATAAAATGCACGGATACATATTAAGAAGACTAATAAGAAGAATGGCTATAAAATTTTCCGATGTAGACAAGGTGATTAGGAATACTGTTATTTTGGAGGAATTAAAGAAGTTTAAGGTAAGTCTGGATAATGGTTTAAAAGAAATCAAAAAAGTCAAAAAAATTACAGGTAAAATTGCTTTTGACTTGTATCAGTCATATGGTTTTCCACTTGAACTTACGATTGAGTTGTTTACCGACAAAGGACAAAAAGTAGATTTAAAAGAATTTGGTGATGAATTTGAAAAACACAGAACAGCTTCAAAAAGTCTCTCAACTGGAATTTTTAAAGGTGGGCTTGAAGACATTTCGGAAGAAACAACTAAATTACACACAGCAACACATTTATTACATTCCTCACTTCGTAAAGTTTTGGGTGACGTAGTTTCTCAAAAAGGAAGTCATATTACGAAAGACCGACTTAGATTTGACTTTTCATATTCTGAAAAATTAAATGAGGAACAGGTAACTAATGTTTTTGACACAATCAATCGTGTGGTTGATGAAGACTTACCTGTTACATTTATAGAGACTACTCCAGAAGATGCAATTGAAAAAGGTGCCTTGCATTTTTTTGCTGAAAAATATGGTGAAAAGGTAAAAATGTACACAATAGGTTCAAATGAAGACTATTTTTCAAGAGAAATTTGTGGTGGACCTCACGTTACTAGCACAAAACTTGTTGGGAATGTTAGAATGATTAAGCAGGAGAAAATTGGCTCCGGCGTAATCAGAATATATGTTGGACTTTCTTCAAAAACAAAAACCTAA